Within Vicia villosa cultivar HV-30 ecotype Madison, WI linkage group LG1, Vvil1.0, whole genome shotgun sequence, the genomic segment gatttctcaaccagaaaaaccaatttctcaaggaacttcgactcccgatgtaaaaactattcctgagacaacttcgacgcctgctcctacgaagcctactccttcggagcttgaacaacttaaacaaactgatcctcttgggttcctaagggctatcatgaatgtgaatacttcttcactttcggagcctgatgtctctccagctgtaactgcagattctagtgacaaggaagatactcctaatcttcttcgacagataaaagagagattctttggggtcaatcttgtagatgttctcaaccgggaccctgttaaaagctacaacttaaatcaacttttaaagaaagtagatttgcttcaagtttccccagaagtctcagagatgattgttctgctaggctctctccttgaacaactccaagctgacattcttcgaaagcaaaacgtCGAGAAAGAATTATCTGAGAtagtggcctctcatgactcttcatggaattctgctgtggaagccacaaaacaaggtgaagccctcaagcttaaacattcggcgaatcaaaaagccattgatgaatatgagaagaaaatcagctcctggaaacaagaaataaaaatgctcgagggcaagataaaggaagctgaaagtagccaagcagccctccaagaatctaaccaacaagatttgctcgaagtggtgcagtcaggaatcaaacatttcgagactgcacagaagttagtgccagagatcgaaaagttgaagaaacaaagggcactaattgaacttcgaatgtcctcatgggaaactcaatatctgaagatcaaaagggatctccctgaggactttagctagatgtcttcaatcttgtttcatttgttggatttttattttgtaatcgagacatataatatttgtacgcctgactcccatttctatctataatatttgcttgcattaattttaacaaatctttcaattttctgccaaatatatctttagatttcctacagtgcttttattaaatacaacatgtagaacctgaacatccttcgcagcactcttgcctctagacttgacgtttccacttcttctagccataatcattattaaaagtgacgtcattttctccaaaacgtcggtttttaagacgtgcgtgcatcagtttaatgattacttctcaacttccaagggcgggaaacggcggaggccataacttcttactttgaaaaacgaaccgcagtctaatcactcattaaaaatgtaaaaccaaccttcagtattctccttctatataaagggttccatatcacttttatttcttcattcaagtatttcttccccaaaccaaaacacagaaaaaagagaaaacacaactctttcctctcaaacaccatttttccctgaaatggctggaattctttcctttaacgatctcaaagctctcatcaagggtgagttcagacttgatgaggatgaacttgttcgtcatttcattaacattgaaaatctctttgctaatcaggaactgaacttctactttgaggaagtcctggagggtgccatctaccctaatatggtggcagagttttggatgaatgcgtctttacgcatggaccctgaaggtagagccaccattgattcatccgttcgacatgctcaccttagcattacccccaccactattgccaatctcataagatgcaataactccggagcaacttttgatgataatgttctcagcatgactactcatatcatgttgagaacactcatggatagtgatcgctacagcgcacaaaccatcaggatttggcaccaaatgctcgtaggcaactttcaacctcgggtgattgatgagaataacatcatggttgaagatctggagtttattctctgtggtattcggggaagaaagattaacatacctttgatgatcttcaaaggtcttgtcaaagctgttgctatcggcgtggaccgtcgagaaagtgtaacttgtcttccatacgggagactccttagttacatttttctcaagaaaggcgtagtgagaagaatgcgtgattctggggctagggacatgttcgaagctgaacctgttCCTGTGCTATCTCTGGAAGGTCTAGACGCCAGAATTAACTAGCGAgtctaggtttaatctttttatatgtctatgccttcctctctttttgtaatctcagatcctatttctggatctttttgtaatgaaatgtatttccatgcttgcaatgaaaagaatattttggtgttttgatttttctttccataattctttctgattctaaagccattttgatcaatgtgaagtatattttgacacatgcctgaccattttggcttttcgtagtactttgagtgtctacgtctttgcaatctttacttcatgcatgctaggtttatatctcttcaagtatttcccgttcactcttaagatcctgcgatcttctgctaactcttctatttcgtaggcattgttcgagaatacttttaagattcgaaagggtccttcccaatgtggggaccatttaccaagtgcctgattctttcgatctataggtagaataactttccaaactagatcattattaacaaaagttttacctttcacctttttgttatatgctctggacactctttccttttgcctctttatcatttccaatgctcgaagcctgtcttcgtccaaatctactaactcgttcatcattaattcccagtatacgttgggaggaatgtctgcttgcctttgtattcttactgattgcaaacatatctcaattggaagtactgcgtcatgtccaaacgttaactgaaaaggagttgtatttgtggcttcttttggagatgttcgacaagcccaaagtgcctgatctaaagtcttatgccaattcttgggtttctttcctacatgtttcttaataaggccaattattactttatttgctgcttcaacctggccatttgcttgagcataataaggtgtagaagtaaataacttgaaacctatttctctggcaaagtcttgcatttttcgtccagtaaagactgatccctgatccgttgttatgctttctgggattccaaacctatatataatatgtttttgaataaactcaatcacagcctcttgatccacatttgccagcggtattgcttcgacccattttgtgaaatagtctattcccaccaaaatgtatctttgacctttagaggacttggggtgaatttctccaatcaaatctagtgcccatcccctaaaaggccatggttttactatcgtacttagttcgtttgctggggcgtgttggatacctgcgtgttcttggcattcttggcacccttttgcaaattctatgcaatcttttaacatcgaaggccaatacatcccatatcgaaacaaaagccatttcattttgtgccctgcttgatgtgcaccacatgccccactatgtacgttcgacagagccaagtatgcttctgcttctcccaagcattttaacaataccccttcaggagttttcttgaacaattcatttcccatcagataatatgacagggctctatacttgatttttctgtctgtatccgtcgaaggatttttcagatagttaataattggactcctccaatctgtgtctgttaatgaatctatattcagtacctcgaattgttctttgttggcataacccaatcgtgagttctccagatcacttggcgaaagtttagtaaacattgctcttcctcttacttcaatcaattcttccaacttttcttttgatactttatatcctgaggctaattgtgccaagtcgtttgcttcctggttattcactcttgatacgtgttttaattccacatattcaaatttcttgagtagcctatttgcaataacaaaatacatgatcaaattctctttgatacacttgtactcttttgtcaattgcttgatgaccaattcggagtctcctttaatttcgactctggttgcccccaattctaacaaagcctcaagtccagcaatcaatgcttcatattcagcttcattattggagcataatggaccttcaattttatacttgagctttgttggaattccatcaggagaaattatcaatattccaacaccagtaccctctctatgtgttgaaccatcgaaatataacttccaaggtttcaaatccacataatgctgatgattctcaaccaccgcatggtcaacaatgaaatctgacacaatttgacctttcattgccttgagaggctgaaatattaatgaatattcagtaagggctaaagcccacttgccaatccgactgtgtagtattggcttagataacatgtgtttaataacatcacaatgagatgaaacgtagacgtcaactggctttatataatacttaagtttgatacaagagaaatacaaacaaaggcagagtttttctatatcagtatatctagtctctgcatcattgagtactctacttaagtaataaatggctctttcgatgccgttctcatcttcttgggctaacatgctgcctattgttttatctgatgctgagatatacaggcgcatgtgcttcttcccattcgggggaatgagaattggtggacacgtcaagtattgctttatttgatcgaaagcttcttgatgttctgcactccattcgaactttccttgcttaagccgtaataggggcgagaaagcttgggtgcgtccacttaagttagagataaatcttctcaagaaatttatcttacccaataaagactgcaattctttcttcgtggatggagacttggtttccataatggcttttgtcttgttttggttgatttctatcccttttttgtggactacgaaacccaagaaatcacctgcctgcacaaagaaagcacatttaaggggattcatcttcaagccatatttcctcattctttcgaatgattggcttagatgatcgagatgactcatacccgaggtagattttaccacgatgtcatctatatacacttgcatgaatgtttctataaagtcatgaaatatagaattcattgctctttgataagttgccccagcgtttttcagaccaaaaggcatcacaatccattcgtaagtgcctattgctcctgggcaacgaaatgctgtcttggatacatcatcttctgctataaaaatttgattgtatcctgaatatccatctaacatgctcaaatactcaaaacctgcggctgagtctactagcatttctgctacaggcataggatactcatctttaggagtagctgcattaaggtcacgaaagtctatgcatactcttaatgagccattctttttaattacaggtactatattagcaatccactcgacataccttgtagttcggataaatttgcaacgcaagagtctttcgacttctgtcttaatcttcgagtgaatctctggcgcgaatcttctgggagtttgctttattggcttcttcccttcttttattggtaatttcaattcgactaagtctcttccgagaccaggcatctcatcataatcccaagcaaaacaatctctgttgtctttcaacattttgatgatcgttgctttcaactcaggctctagtttcgcgctgatgtatgttattctcttttgatcattgtctccaagatttacttcttcaagaggatcttgggccaacatctttatgttcgacgccattgggtctttctcgaatcccaaaggttcttcgtcgtatattgcatctaacctctgacttggttcttctcttatgatctcttcaactggagccgtgtcttcagggaattcgaaactcgtacgtatctccaattctgttgttccttccttgattggaactgtatctatctttgtacttgatagttcggcttcgagagccgcctttcttttgttctcggccacataggccgaaatcttttcgaagaacacagactcagacattattaccgtcatcatcccagcctgttggccgtactgtctgataattctccaatgttgctggatctggtggaccatccatgatctctctatcccattggaatccatttggatgcaaagtcaaatagtacaatgcatttctatttggagcatacatctcttcagcagcatgacaaggacctatgtttgccaggttcctatcgaagttggttctatttacctggttgacttcagccatgtagtaactctgatcaccttcgatattctccactataccatcttctctccaaatcgtcaccctctgatgcattgttgagggtacagctgctacaccatgaatccattctctaccaagcaaaaggttgtagtttgcttttgctggtataaccataaacatggttggcctcgtaactgagcctactgtcaaattgacttgaacaactcccagtgtttgtcctattttgccttcataattagataagaccatgttatgtggccttatatctgtatcgaacataccaattcttttcagcatatattgaggcattagattcactgctgctcctccatcaactaagactttattaataccaacattctcaatcttcgccctgatgtaaagtggcttcaagtggtttcgcataccctcatctggtctttcga encodes:
- the LOC131623978 gene encoding uncharacterized protein LOC131623978; its protein translation is MEEISQPEKPISQGTSTPDVKTIPETTSTPAPTKPTPSELEQLKQTDPLGFLRAIMNVNTSSLSEPDVSPAVTADSSDKEDTPNLLRQIKERFFGVNLVDVLNRDPVKSYNLNQLLKKVDLLQVSPEVSEMIVLLGSLLEQLQADILRKQNVEKELSEIVASHDSSWNSAVEATKQGEALKLKHSANQKAIDEYEKKISSWKQEIKMLEGKIKEAESSQAALQESNQQDLLEVVQSGIKHFETAQKLVPEIEKLKKQRALIELRMSSWETQYLKIKRDLPEDFS